The stretch of DNA AGACGTTTGAAAATACCTTCGTTCATAATTATCAATTATCTGTAAGTTCTGATAAAGCTTTGTCAAATTTAGGAATTTCTAAAAAAATAAGTGTGAGTTTTTTATAAAAAACAGCCTTTCTTTCTCCCTTTCCCATGTGTTCTGTATTCAGATAAGTAAGGTTCATTACATTTTCTGTGTCTTGTAAAAG from Bernardetia sp. encodes:
- a CDS encoding PD-(D/E)XK nuclease family transposase, coding for MTTDKYINLFTDYGFKKVFGEEPNKDLLIDFLNQLLQDTENVMNLTYLNTEHMGKGERKAVFYKKLTLIFLEIPKFDKALSELTDN